One genomic window of Anguilla anguilla isolate fAngAng1 chromosome 13, fAngAng1.pri, whole genome shotgun sequence includes the following:
- the ccnq gene encoding cyclin-Q: MEAVEQPRIMASDRHVIDQPTESDCSADMNTHFVVCRFIMETGVKLGMQSVPIATACSLYHRFFQSASLRVYEPFLVAMSAIYLAGKVEEQHLRTRDIINVSHKYFEVDSEPLELNSQFWELRDSVVQCELLILRQLNFQVSFQHPHKYLLHYLLSLKALLNRHAWSRTPICETAWALLRDSYHGPLCVEHDPQHLAVAVLHLALQAYGVELPQGEAEWWQVFCEDITKSTIDTIISKLLELYDMEAKCT, from the exons ATGGAAGCAGTAGAGCAGCCACGCATCATGGCATCAGATAGACATGTTATTGATCAACCCACTGAATCTGACTGCAGCGCGGACATGAatacacattttgttgtttgtagGTTCATCATGGAAACAG GAGTGAAACTCGGAATGCAATCAGTCCCCATAGCAACGGCATGCTCGCTGTACCATCGTTTCTTCCAGTCGGCCAGTTTACGGGTCTACGAGCCCTTCCTGGTGGCCATGTCTGCCATCTACCTGGCCGGCAAGGTGGAGGAACAGCACCTGAGAACAAGGGACATCATCAATGTCTCTCACAA gtaCTTTGAGGTGGACAGTGAGCCCTTGGAGCTGAACAGTCAGTTTTGGGAGCTGAGGGACAGTGTGGTTCAGTGTGAGCTCCTCATTCTTCGCCAGCTCAACTTTCAGGTCTCCTTCCAACACCCCCACAAG TACCTCCTGCACTACCTGCTGTCTCTGAAggccctgctgaacaggcacgCCTGGTCCCGCACGCCCATCTGCGAGACGGCCTGGGCCCTGCTCCGGGACAGCTACCACGGGCCCCTGTGCGTGGAGCACGACCCCCAGCACCTGGCCGTGGCCGTGCTGCACCTGGCGCTGCAGGCCTACGGCGTGGAGCTCCCCCAGGGGGAGGCGGAGTGGTGgcag gttttttGTGAAGACATCACAAAATCCACTATTGATACCATCATCTCCAAGCTCCTGGAGCTCTATGACATGGAAGCCAAGTGTACTTGA